One segment of Senegalia massiliensis DNA contains the following:
- a CDS encoding septum site-determining protein MinC: MSQDIISFKGNKNGIYIQINELEFRVIKQELIKRLEDTKDFFKGVKVIDIKGGNLTDIEIAVLTNIIEEFDIKVDMIPAENEKSIEQPFKGIDTGKTKFIRHTLRSGQREEFDGNIVILGDTNPGSVVVAKGNIIVMGSLRGIAHAGSDGNIDSIVAAFKMKPTQLRIADTISRSPDKDLLNPKWPEIAKIQDDKVVIEPYLQKNN; encoded by the coding sequence ATGAGCCAAGATATAATTAGTTTTAAAGGCAATAAAAATGGTATCTATATACAAATAAATGAATTAGAATTTAGAGTTATAAAGCAAGAGCTGATTAAAAGACTTGAAGATACCAAAGACTTTTTTAAAGGTGTTAAAGTTATAGATATAAAAGGTGGAAATCTTACAGATATAGAAATTGCTGTTTTAACCAATATAATTGAAGAATTTGATATCAAAGTAGATATGATTCCAGCTGAAAATGAAAAAAGTATTGAACAACCATTTAAGGGAATTGATACTGGAAAAACTAAATTTATAAGACATACTTTAAGATCAGGTCAGAGAGAAGAATTTGATGGAAATATTGTTATTTTAGGAGATACAAATCCAGGTTCAGTAGTAGTTGCAAAAGGTAATATTATTGTGATGGGTTCACTAAGAGGCATAGCTCATGCTGGAAGTGATGGTAATATAGACTCAATTGTGGCAGCTTTTAAAATGAAACCAACTCAACTAAGAATAGCAGATACAATTTCAAGGAGTCCTGATAAAGATTTATTAAATCCTAAATGGCCAGAAATTGCAAAGATACAAGATGATAAAGTTGTTATTGAACCGTACTTACAAAAAAATAATTGA
- the mgsA gene encoding methylglyoxal synthase, which yields MNIALIAHDKKKDDIVSFAIAYEKVLKKHNLFATGTTGLKISENTTLDIKRFNSGPLGGDQQIGAMIAVNNMDIVIFFRDPLTAQPHEPDVLALLRLCDVHRIPLATNMGSAELLIKGMQRGDLSWRKNKKTI from the coding sequence ATGAATATTGCACTTATTGCACATGATAAAAAGAAAGATGATATAGTTAGTTTTGCTATAGCATATGAAAAAGTTTTAAAAAAACATAATTTATTTGCCACTGGTACTACTGGGCTTAAGATAAGTGAGAATACTACATTGGATATTAAAAGATTTAACTCAGGGCCTTTAGGTGGGGATCAACAAATTGGAGCTATGATAGCTGTAAATAATATGGATATAGTTATATTTTTTAGAGATCCATTAACTGCTCAACCTCACGAGCCAGATGTATTGGCACTTCTTAGGTTATGTGATGTTCATAGAATACCATTAGCTACTAATATGGGAAGCGCTGAATTATTAATAAAAGGCATGCAACGAGGAGACCTTTCTTGGAGAAAAAACAAAAAAACAATCTGA
- the minD gene encoding septum site-determining protein MinD: MSEVIVVTSGKGGVGKTTTSANIGTGLAMQGKKVVVVDADIGLRNLDVVMGLENRIVYDIVDIVEGVCRLKQGLIKDKRYDGLFLLPAAQTKDKTAISPAQMQDLTEELKKIFDYIIIDCPAGIEQGFQNAISGADRAIVVTTPEISAVRDADRIIGLLEAKGLHEPKLIINRIRNDMVKRGDMMNIDDMIDILAIDLLGVVPDDESIVISTNKGEPAVTDDNSLAGKAYRNISKRIQGEEVPLLNLDVDESMFTKLKKIFFGKK, encoded by the coding sequence ATGAGTGAAGTTATTGTTGTGACATCAGGAAAAGGCGGAGTAGGTAAAACTACTACCTCTGCTAATATAGGTACAGGACTTGCTATGCAAGGAAAAAAAGTAGTGGTAGTTGATGCAGATATAGGGTTAAGAAATTTAGATGTAGTTATGGGCTTAGAAAATAGAATTGTTTATGATATAGTAGATATAGTGGAAGGTGTTTGTAGGTTAAAGCAAGGACTTATAAAGGATAAAAGATACGATGGTTTGTTTCTTTTACCTGCAGCCCAAACAAAAGATAAAACAGCTATATCACCTGCGCAAATGCAGGATTTAACAGAAGAACTAAAAAAAATATTTGATTATATAATAATAGATTGTCCAGCAGGTATTGAACAAGGATTTCAAAATGCTATATCAGGAGCTGATAGAGCTATTGTAGTCACTACACCTGAGATATCAGCAGTAAGAGATGCAGATAGAATAATTGGTTTATTAGAGGCTAAAGGTCTTCATGAGCCAAAACTTATTATAAATAGAATTAGAAATGATATGGTTAAAAGAGGAGATATGATGAATATAGATGATATGATAGATATATTGGCAATTGATCTCCTAGGTGTTGTTCCAGATGATGAATCTATAGTTATATCTACAAATAAAGGAGAACCTGCAGTAACTGATGATAATTCTCTTGCAGGAAAAGCTTATAGAAATATATCAAAGAGAATTCAAGGTGAAGAAGTTCCATTGCTTAACTTAGATGTAGATGAAAGTATGTTTACTAAATTAAAGAAGATATTTTTTGGTAAAAAATAG
- the minE gene encoding cell division topological specificity factor MinE, with the protein MKLDLFKLFGKTNNKSKSVAKERLKLVLIHDRTNVSPKFLEMVKGDIINVISDYMVIDEEGLDIQFTRTRRESDNSPIPALVANIPVLKMKDKDIK; encoded by the coding sequence ATAAAATTGGATTTATTTAAACTTTTCGGTAAGACAAATAATAAAAGTAAAAGTGTTGCTAAGGAGAGACTAAAATTAGTACTTATTCATGATAGGACAAATGTATCACCAAAGTTCTTAGAAATGGTAAAAGGAGATATTATCAATGTTATATCAGATTATATGGTAATTGATGAAGAAGGTCTTGATATACAGTTTACTAGAACTAGAAGAGAATCTGACAATAGTCCAATACCTGCTCTAGTTGCTAATATACCAGTTTTAAAAATGAAAGATAAGGATATAAAATAA
- a CDS encoding site-2 protease family protein yields MKLFSIKNIDIKVNLTLIPITLLMYLNEYIIEFSILFLILTIHEIAHLIFSLINKVKVKELNIFPLGAIIKFEYPLGIDPIKEIIISLAGPIVNMILFIISYILFINFTHINLLDLFVEINFMLFIVNILPILPLDGGRVLRALLYMHGGFKFAHKIVRIIGKISLMILFIIGLLYTRDIFEIIMLSFVIIYLAKAATAENEMAAFILTRSLIRKKIQLKNKAMMKTHFLIVLEGTQLKSIFDIILPHKYNIIFIIDEKGKFSGNISEECFFEGLIRNGINEKIETLLISIKK; encoded by the coding sequence ATGAAATTATTTTCAATTAAAAATATAGACATAAAGGTCAATCTGACTTTAATACCCATAACTTTATTAATGTATTTAAATGAATATATTATTGAGTTTAGTATATTGTTTCTAATATTAACAATACATGAAATTGCACATTTAATTTTTTCATTGATAAACAAAGTAAAGGTTAAAGAGTTAAATATATTTCCATTAGGTGCTATAATAAAATTTGAATATCCTTTAGGAATCGATCCTATAAAAGAAATAATTATTAGTTTAGCTGGACCAATTGTTAATATGATATTATTTATAATTTCTTATATTTTATTTATTAATTTTACTCATATAAATTTGTTAGATCTTTTTGTAGAAATAAATTTTATGTTGTTTATTGTAAATATACTACCTATATTACCTCTAGATGGAGGGAGAGTTTTAAGAGCACTATTATATATGCATGGAGGATTCAAGTTTGCTCATAAAATAGTTCGAATAATTGGAAAGATAAGTTTAATGATATTATTTATCATAGGATTATTATATACTAGGGATATATTTGAAATAATTATGTTATCTTTTGTTATTATCTATTTAGCAAAGGCTGCCACAGCTGAAAATGAAATGGCAGCCTTTATTTTAACTAGAAGTCTAATAAGAAAAAAAATACAACTAAAAAATAAAGCAATGATGAAAACACATTTTTTAATTGTATTAGAAGGAACGCAATTAAAATCTATTTTCGATATAATATTACCACATAAATATAATATTATATTTATTATAGATGAAAAAGGGAAATTTTCAGGTAATATAAGTGAAGAATGTTTTTTTGAAGGTCTAATTAGAAATGGTATAAATGAAAAAATAGAAACACTACTAATATCTATTAAAAAATGA
- a CDS encoding penicillin-binding transpeptidase domain-containing protein: MEKLIDKLKNRYSLLIIIITVIFSIMAFKLAEITIIHGDEYREKADNTKVKKIPTPAPRGNILDVNGKVLAENRTGFTVQIMKDEFIENDKNVSSIKIMSLLEKQGENYIDEFPITLSSIDYKNEKDFFEADTNITDDIAELLIQNGLVDDLLDMTYEHITDFNEYRFSVANRALSALNEAKEVLKLPIKIDYKDGKVDYKYKEGEDIESWKEELNLSKTKNPKSDIIQLLLRDNERVKSLISHPIVRKFSYELLDKKGKVNNYKLVDYKFSFDNDYRDIKKNLMTHIETEMLSLIDDGLTEEAELELFGEIKPKGTEAQKENTINQLKNKYPNIYPSISFETSAKQDFITLLKYRNFKDMMIFGYEKEGESTTLGLELLSYLNNKNVEIPFIYAPDDGNIFEFTNDKEKNKFINKNNLQKDISADAAIEIFIKEEKLFDEFVILDDIKVNTQSFLLQYINPKISISKWEYTSLIDKEKWIESKNIKKYKDAEDVFEKLVEKSNIDKDKNITNELNIYEKRFILLLNDLLTKQGYRAYEPITIAYNIKDETVAMIKERNMYFPGIKTSLEPLRYYPMGETAAHTLGYLGKISQADEIDQYINKGDYSRNDIIGKTGIEKEFEDYLNGKDGHKLIEVDAFGNTHKTNGEEAPVPGNNVKLTIDYDLQKKAEESLKETIEKLQTGGTYESEYGNYKFNKPYRNAKSGATVALNVKTGEVLAIANYPSYDPNLFSTGITLSDYENLRPENEKDPLAPRPLFNMALRSTIPPGSSFKMLPALAGLEKGLNPYEKVNSLGYVDLGGGTKPACWIWNDYRGTHGPTNMYEAIEKSCNYYFYTLAAGKNLRTNRKFGVQVTVEDMRNMSKQFGLNEKTGIEIPEEKSGRVPNEEDKLVGANLRLKSLLESKKESLVEGKKLKDKDIDEFMDIFSEWANRENMSAKEVIDELERLDVVEEEMSSLKDYLVYTYFREARFKLDDALYTSIGQGQNAYTPIQIANMVSTIANGGYKNELTIIDDITSYDGKDIGYEKKQKRERIELKDYNYLEEIKKGMLQVVERGSVKRIFNNFPVKVAGKTGTAQAGKNPVTKNDYDNYAWFVGFAPYDDPEIAVATVIFQGGSGGNSAPITRDIIGHYLEVNKDKKEEK, from the coding sequence ATGGAAAAATTGATTGATAAACTTAAAAATAGATATTCTTTACTTATAATAATAATAACTGTAATTTTTTCCATTATGGCATTTAAATTAGCAGAAATAACAATTATACATGGTGATGAATACAGAGAAAAAGCAGATAATACCAAGGTTAAAAAAATTCCAACTCCTGCACCACGAGGTAACATTTTAGATGTAAATGGAAAAGTACTTGCTGAAAATAGAACAGGGTTTACTGTTCAAATAATGAAAGATGAGTTTATAGAAAATGATAAAAATGTATCAAGTATAAAAATAATGTCTTTATTGGAAAAGCAAGGGGAAAATTACATAGATGAGTTCCCTATAACCTTGAGTTCTATAGATTATAAAAATGAAAAAGATTTCTTTGAAGCAGATACAAATATTACAGATGATATAGCAGAACTATTAATACAAAATGGATTAGTTGATGATTTATTAGATATGACTTATGAACATATAACTGATTTTAATGAATATAGATTTTCCGTAGCTAATCGTGCTTTATCTGCATTAAATGAAGCTAAAGAAGTTTTGAAACTACCAATAAAAATAGATTATAAAGATGGAAAAGTAGATTATAAATATAAAGAGGGAGAAGATATAGAATCTTGGAAAGAAGAATTGAATCTTAGTAAAACAAAAAATCCTAAATCAGATATAATTCAACTATTGTTACGTGACAATGAAAGGGTTAAATCTCTTATCAGTCATCCTATAGTTAGAAAATTCTCTTATGAACTCTTAGATAAAAAAGGAAAAGTAAACAACTACAAATTAGTTGATTATAAATTTTCTTTTGATAATGATTATAGAGATATTAAAAAAAATCTAATGACTCATATAGAAACAGAAATGTTATCTTTAATAGATGATGGATTGACTGAAGAAGCTGAGTTAGAGTTATTTGGAGAAATAAAACCTAAGGGGACTGAAGCGCAAAAGGAAAACACAATAAATCAACTTAAAAATAAATATCCTAATATCTATCCTTCAATAAGTTTTGAAACTTCAGCTAAACAAGATTTTATAACACTTTTAAAGTACAGAAATTTTAAAGATATGATGATCTTTGGTTATGAAAAAGAAGGTGAAAGTACGACTTTAGGACTAGAATTATTGAGTTATTTAAATAATAAAAATGTAGAAATTCCATTTATATATGCTCCTGATGATGGAAATATATTTGAATTTACAAATGACAAAGAGAAAAATAAATTTATAAATAAAAATAATTTACAAAAAGATATATCTGCAGATGCAGCTATAGAGATATTCATAAAAGAAGAAAAATTATTTGATGAATTTGTAATTTTAGATGATATTAAGGTTAATACTCAGAGTTTTCTTTTACAATATATTAATCCAAAGATATCTATATCTAAGTGGGAATATACCTCATTAATTGATAAAGAAAAATGGATTGAGAGTAAAAATATAAAAAAATATAAAGATGCAGAAGATGTATTTGAAAAACTAGTAGAAAAATCAAATATAGATAAAGATAAAAATATAACAAATGAATTAAATATTTATGAAAAAAGATTTATACTTTTATTAAATGACTTATTGACTAAACAAGGATATAGAGCCTATGAACCTATAACTATAGCTTATAATATAAAAGACGAGACTGTAGCAATGATTAAAGAAAGAAATATGTATTTTCCAGGAATTAAAACTTCTCTAGAACCATTGAGATATTATCCTATGGGTGAAACAGCTGCTCACACATTAGGTTATCTTGGAAAAATATCTCAAGCTGATGAAATAGATCAATATATTAATAAAGGCGATTATTCTAGAAATGATATTATAGGTAAAACAGGTATTGAAAAAGAATTTGAAGATTACTTAAATGGCAAAGATGGCCATAAACTGATAGAAGTAGATGCGTTTGGAAATACTCATAAAACTAATGGTGAAGAAGCTCCAGTTCCAGGAAATAATGTTAAGCTTACTATTGATTATGATTTACAAAAAAAAGCTGAAGAGTCATTAAAAGAGACTATAGAAAAACTTCAAACTGGTGGCACATATGAAAGTGAATATGGTAATTATAAATTTAATAAACCATATAGAAATGCAAAATCTGGAGCTACTGTTGCATTAAATGTAAAAACAGGCGAAGTTTTAGCAATAGCAAACTATCCGTCATATGATCCAAATCTTTTTTCTACAGGAATTACATTAAGTGATTATGAAAACCTTAGGCCTGAAAATGAAAAAGATCCATTAGCTCCAAGGCCTCTATTTAATATGGCTCTTAGGAGTACTATACCACCAGGTTCTAGTTTTAAAATGTTACCAGCACTTGCAGGACTTGAAAAAGGGCTTAATCCATATGAGAAGGTAAATTCATTAGGATATGTAGATCTAGGTGGTGGCACAAAACCTGCATGTTGGATTTGGAATGATTATAGAGGTACACATGGACCAACTAATATGTATGAAGCTATAGAAAAATCTTGTAACTATTATTTTTATACATTAGCTGCAGGCAAAAATTTAAGAACTAATAGAAAATTTGGTGTACAAGTTACAGTAGAAGATATGAGAAATATGTCAAAACAATTTGGTTTAAATGAAAAGACAGGTATTGAAATTCCTGAGGAAAAATCTGGTAGAGTTCCAAATGAAGAAGATAAATTAGTAGGAGCTAATTTAAGACTTAAATCTTTACTTGAATCTAAAAAAGAAAGTTTAGTAGAAGGAAAAAAACTTAAAGATAAAGATATTGATGAATTTATGGATATATTTTCTGAATGGGCAAATAGAGAAAATATGTCTGCTAAAGAAGTTATAGATGAATTAGAAAGATTAGATGTAGTTGAAGAAGAAATGTCATCTCTTAAAGACTATTTAGTGTATACTTATTTTAGGGAAGCAAGATTTAAATTAGATGATGCCCTTTATACTTCTATTGGTCAAGGTCAGAATGCTTATACTCCTATACAAATTGCTAATATGGTTTCAACTATAGCAAATGGTGGTTATAAGAATGAACTTACTATTATTGATGATATAACAAGTTATGATGGAAAAGATATAGGTTATGAGAAAAAACAAAAAAGAGAAAGAATAGAATTAAAAGATTATAACTATCTTGAAGAAATTAAAAAAGGTATGCTTCAAGTTGTAGAGCGTGGTTCAGTAAAACGTATATTTAATAATTTTCCTGTAAAAGTAGCAGGTAAAACTGGTACAGCTCAGGCAGGTAAAAATCCTGTAACAAAAAATGATTATGATAATTATGCATGGTTTGTTGGATTTGCTCCTTATGATGATCCAGAAATTGCTGTAGCAACAGTAATTTTTCAAGGAGGTAGTGGTGGTAATTCTGCTCCAATTACAAGAGATATAATAGGACATTATTTGGAAGTAAATAAAGATAAAAAAGAAGAAAAATAA
- a CDS encoding TIGR03960 family B12-binding radical SAM protein, whose protein sequence is MIEQKTLDKILLKVEKPARYIGNEQNIYIKKEEDIETRFAFAFPDIYDVGMSHLGLHILYNLLNNEKGIYCERVFAPWIDMEEQMRKINIPLFSLETKTPLKDFDFIGFTLQYEMSYTNILNMLDLSNIALESSNRDEKDPFIIAGGPCAYNPEPLADIVDFFVIGEAEETILKIMKKYKQMKQKAMTRKEFLESIVNIEGIYVPSFYEVKYKEDNTIEKMIPKKKNYPSKIKKVIQKNLDETYYLDKMIVPFIETVHDRVILEIFRGCTRGCRFCQAGMIYRPVRERSVENLLELAKKLIKSTGHEEISLSSLSTSDYSDLENLVIRLMDEFKEDRIGLSLPSLRLDSFSLDLIEEIQKVRKTGLTFAPEAGSQRLRDVINKGITEEDLINSCKDAFKMGWSTVKLYFMIGLPTETKEDLEGIKNLAYKVREEFFNQPKDSMKGNLKITTSASCFVPKAFTPFQWHPQNSLDEFKEKQEYLKKIIKDKKIKFNTHDAETSFLEAVFARGDRRVSKVLIHAFKNGAKFDGWRDQFKYDEWINAFAETGVAPEFYANRERGYGEVLPWDFIDIGVTKSFLIRENERSKAGEITPNCKVSCSGCGIQKDFKGGLC, encoded by the coding sequence ATGATTGAACAAAAAACATTAGATAAAATATTACTTAAAGTAGAAAAACCTGCTCGGTATATAGGTAATGAACAAAATATTTATATTAAAAAAGAAGAAGATATAGAGACTAGATTTGCATTTGCATTTCCAGATATTTATGATGTTGGCATGAGCCACTTAGGGTTACATATTTTATACAATCTTTTAAATAATGAAAAAGGAATTTACTGTGAGAGAGTGTTTGCTCCGTGGATAGATATGGAAGAACAAATGAGAAAAATAAATATTCCACTTTTTTCACTAGAAACTAAAACTCCTTTAAAAGATTTTGATTTTATTGGATTTACTTTACAGTATGAAATGAGTTATACAAACATATTAAATATGTTAGATTTGTCAAATATAGCTTTAGAATCTTCTAATAGAGATGAAAAAGATCCTTTTATAATAGCAGGAGGACCTTGTGCTTATAACCCTGAGCCCTTAGCTGATATTGTTGATTTTTTTGTAATAGGTGAAGCAGAGGAAACTATATTAAAAATTATGAAAAAATATAAACAAATGAAACAAAAGGCAATGACTAGAAAAGAATTTTTAGAATCAATAGTCAATATAGAAGGGATATATGTTCCATCTTTTTATGAGGTTAAATATAAAGAAGATAATACTATAGAAAAAATGATACCTAAAAAGAAGAATTATCCGAGTAAGATAAAAAAAGTAATACAAAAAAATCTAGATGAAACATATTATTTAGACAAGATGATAGTACCTTTTATTGAAACTGTACATGATAGGGTTATTTTAGAGATTTTTAGAGGATGTACTAGAGGATGTAGGTTTTGTCAAGCAGGTATGATTTATAGACCTGTAAGAGAGAGAAGTGTAGAGAATTTATTAGAACTTGCAAAAAAATTAATTAAATCAACAGGGCATGAAGAAATTTCATTATCTTCACTTAGTACTAGTGATTATTCTGATCTGGAAAACTTAGTTATTAGATTAATGGATGAATTTAAGGAAGATAGAATAGGACTTTCCCTTCCATCCCTTAGGTTAGATTCATTTTCTTTAGATTTAATAGAAGAAATTCAAAAGGTTAGAAAAACTGGTCTTACATTTGCTCCAGAAGCAGGGAGTCAAAGATTAAGAGATGTAATAAACAAGGGAATAACTGAAGAAGATTTAATAAACTCATGTAAAGATGCATTCAAAATGGGTTGGTCAACTGTTAAATTGTATTTTATGATAGGGTTGCCTACTGAAACAAAGGAAGATTTAGAGGGAATAAAGAATTTGGCTTATAAAGTTAGAGAAGAGTTTTTTAATCAACCTAAAGATAGTATGAAAGGTAATCTTAAAATTACAACATCTGCATCTTGTTTTGTACCTAAGGCATTTACTCCATTTCAATGGCATCCTCAAAATAGTTTAGATGAATTTAAGGAAAAGCAAGAGTATCTTAAAAAGATTATAAAAGATAAAAAAATTAAATTCAATACTCATGATGCTGAAACAAGTTTTCTTGAAGCAGTTTTTGCAAGAGGAGATAGAAGAGTTTCAAAGGTTCTTATTCATGCATTTAAAAATGGTGCTAAGTTTGATGGATGGAGAGATCAATTTAAATATGATGAATGGATAAATGCTTTTGCTGAAACAGGTGTAGCCCCAGAATTTTATGCTAATAGAGAAAGAGGCTATGGAGAAGTGTTACCTTGGGATTTTATAGATATTGGTGTTACAAAATCATTTTTAATAAGAGAAAATGAACGCTCAAAAGCTGGAGAAATAACCCCTAATTGTAAAGTTAGTTGTAGTGGCTGTGGTATACAAAAGGATTTCAAAGGGGGATTATGTTAA
- a CDS encoding murein hydrolase activator EnvC family protein, with protein sequence MNNKIFNKKRKYNTKTKKHKDSYRKLFVQTFFCILIVIAIIIIKLFNVNSGNSAIKVVKYYLENDRNIKSDTLLVIDKISTKEVFNNLLKKESSKYIFPVSGSIYRDYGIYEKSDNIQVFNKGIDIVANNEKVKSIADGMIIEVGKDSVYGKFIVIEHEEYKAKYYGLDIINKQINDKVKKGEELGTIKRNNENLDFRIEIYENDEPIDPLENLEFTNEDILLI encoded by the coding sequence ATGAATAATAAAATATTTAATAAAAAAAGAAAATATAATACAAAGACTAAAAAGCATAAAGATAGTTATAGAAAACTATTTGTTCAGACTTTTTTTTGTATATTAATTGTAATTGCAATAATTATTATAAAATTATTCAATGTAAACTCAGGTAATAGTGCTATAAAAGTTGTTAAATACTATTTAGAAAATGATAGAAATATAAAATCAGATACGCTATTAGTAATAGATAAAATAAGTACTAAAGAGGTTTTTAATAATTTATTAAAAAAAGAGAGTTCTAAATATATTTTTCCAGTATCGGGAAGTATATATAGAGACTATGGAATTTATGAAAAGTCAGATAATATTCAAGTGTTTAATAAAGGAATAGATATTGTAGCCAATAATGAAAAAGTAAAATCTATAGCAGATGGTATGATAATAGAGGTAGGAAAAGATAGTGTATATGGTAAATTTATCGTAATAGAGCATGAAGAATATAAAGCAAAATATTATGGATTAGATATTATAAATAAACAAATTAATGATAAGGTGAAAAAAGGAGAAGAATTAGGAACTATAAAAAGAAATAATGAAAATTTAGATTTTAGAATTGAAATATATGAAAATGATGAGCCTATAGATCCATTAGAAAACTTAGAGTTTACAAATGAAGATATACTACTTATTTGA
- the mreC gene encoding rod shape-determining protein MreC has translation MSVFKKYGGRMIVAIVTIILLITIGITAKDREKISIIENKVGKIITPVQGFFYKIGETVTDRFSSLGDYINTKEKNDQLKKKIKVLEEKNRDMEDVIARKEFLENEIKLKEQSDYSMIEARIISRDPENWFNKFIINKGSNDGIKKDAAVIQAIETQDGIVKEGLAGIVIEVGDNWSKVLPITDSGSSVSYKVIRTQDFGVVNGTVDNMMQGFLFDIEADVRKGDKVISSGMGEVFVPGIFIGEITEVKVKEEELKKEIQVKPAVNFKKINDLFVINKQDSK, from the coding sequence ATGTCTGTATTTAAAAAGTATGGAGGCAGAATGATAGTAGCTATTGTTACTATCATTCTGCTTATAACTATTGGGATAACTGCTAAAGATAGAGAAAAGATAAGTATAATAGAAAACAAAGTAGGGAAGATTATCACTCCAGTTCAAGGTTTTTTTTACAAAATAGGTGAAACTGTTACAGATAGGTTTTCTTCTTTAGGAGATTATATTAATACAAAGGAAAAAAATGACCAACTTAAGAAGAAAATAAAAGTATTAGAAGAAAAGAATCGTGATATGGAAGATGTAATCGCAAGAAAAGAATTTTTAGAAAACGAGATTAAATTAAAAGAACAATCAGATTATTCAATGATAGAGGCTAGAATTATATCAAGAGATCCTGAAAATTGGTTCAATAAATTTATAATAAATAAAGGATCAAATGATGGTATAAAAAAAGATGCTGCTGTAATACAAGCTATAGAAACCCAAGATGGTATAGTAAAAGAGGGATTAGCAGGTATAGTAATAGAAGTGGGAGATAATTGGTCTAAAGTTTTGCCTATTACTGATAGTGGAAGCAGTGTTAGTTATAAAGTTATAAGAACACAGGATTTTGGTGTGGTAAATGGTACAGTTGATAATATGATGCAAGGCTTTTTATTTGATATAGAAGCTGATGTAAGAAAAGGAGACAAGGTTATTTCTTCAGGTATGGGAGAAGTTTTTGTTCCAGGAATTTTTATAGGCGAAATAACAGAAGTCAAAGTAAAGGAAGAGGAACTAAAAAAAGAAATACAAGTTAAGCCAGCAGTTAATTTTAAAAAAATAAATGATTTATTTGTAATTAACAAACAAGATAGTAAATAA
- the mreD gene encoding rod shape-determining protein MreD, translating to MRTFSLIVLFILSFILQSTLYQYVSIFEVIPNTNLILIILVSLFTNKKVGGVSGLLVGLAQDLLFGNAIGIHALIYFLIGYLIGATNSNVSKENFIIPFIYTFMFTMISNIMFFFMYYFSDVDITFIGMIKNIALLESIYNSILSIFIYNFIKKLFVSPSLHFGRRD from the coding sequence TTGAGGACTTTTAGTTTAATTGTTCTATTTATATTAAGTTTTATATTACAATCCACATTATATCAATATGTAAGTATATTTGAAGTAATACCTAATACTAATTTGATTCTTATTATTTTAGTATCATTATTTACTAATAAGAAAGTAGGAGGAGTGTCTGGATTATTAGTAGGTTTAGCTCAAGATTTATTATTTGGAAATGCTATAGGTATTCATGCTCTTATATATTTTTTAATTGGATATTTAATTGGAGCAACTAATTCTAATGTTTCAAAGGAAAATTTTATTATACCTTTTATATACACCTTTATGTTTACTATGATATCAAATATTATGTTTTTCTTTATGTATTATTTCTCAGATGTAGATATTACATTTATAGGCATGATAAAAAACATTGCTCTTTTAGAGTCTATATATAATTCTATACTTTCAATATTTATATATAATTTTATAAAGAAATTATTTGTATCTCCTAGCTTGCATTTTGGTAGAAGGGATTGA